Within the Medicago truncatula cultivar Jemalong A17 chromosome 4, MtrunA17r5.0-ANR, whole genome shotgun sequence genome, the region AGCAAATTTCTCTGATAAGAGGTCCAGattctaaaatattaattaacaaatCCAGATTCTAAGCAAATTTCTccaatataagcaaatttgtttacaaatttgcttatatttgtgaaaacaaattttaacAGATCCAGATtctatttttgaaagaacaactccagattctaaaattaaaatttatttccaGAGTAACAAAAGGGTTCTCGATCAAAATCTTTCCAAGTTATGAACAACTAACTAGTGGTGGCGGTGGTATGTTGAGCTATGTTTTAgagacgatgatgatgatgaataagAAGTTGATATGATTAAATCTGGATTTACAGAACACGGTAATAGAGGATGGAGATGATTGATGAATACAATAATGTTGTGCTTCTGGGTTTTTCAACCCCTCATGTTCATAGAAACCCAGTTTTATACCCATAACAAGATGATGAATTGTACTCCCTGCTGTcctttatataagaaatttttcaaaaaaagttttggttctatatttaagaaaaaagtcacAACTTTAAAGTGTAAATGACTTTTGTAGCCCTTATTTAATGTTAGTCTTTTTAGTATTAGTGAGTATTTTTAATACTTCACAAATTTTCATAAGGGTATATTTGtaaaacattcaaaaaattgccataattaattattgtcttgattttgatgtttttttggtttttcttcttatattaaaGACCGGAGGGTGTAAATAACCTCCGATGATTGGAGGGGAGGTTTGGCGATGGTGGGTTCTAGATAAATTTTTGCGTCAATTCCAAAAACAAGAATAAGTTCTTtgtacagaaaaaaaaaaaaagtgcatttATTGAACAAGAATAAGATCCTCAATGAGTCTTAGCTTAGTTACAAAACAAGTTATGTACATAAGCCATCCAGGAAATTTGAATTCAATTGCTGCTTGTTTCAATGCTCAAATTCAATTCTATTATATTCCAAATATGCCGACATCAAGCTAAGTAAATTCAATGATTCGTAAGCTCATCCATATAAATATACAATCCGAAATAGTGTCTTGAAGGTTTACAAATAAATACAtaacaataattttataatttctaaaTACCAAAACTAGAAAGAACAATATAGCTCATTCTTTGACTGTTTAACTGAAATCTACCTGAAAAGACTACCTTGCTTTGTATTACTGTGGGTGTAAGTTATAACTCTTCTCCAAATGAATAATGATACCTGCAACCAATTAACATGATTAGAAGCAGAGCAACAATGATGAAAGCCTCATTTCTCATAAAGTGTGTTTGATTACataatcatttaataaaaaaaatttaaaaaaaaaaaaagtaaaaagtaaaaaacaaacaacaaaaaaaaaatgtgaatcgTGATGAGAACAGTTATTTGATTTATCCTACTAAATGTTTAAAGAATATTGGACCAGAGAGTTGTTCATACCTACTAAATGTCATGGTTCCATATTGGAACAGTggattatattttcattgaaaaatctGGAACTTAATGCCTTGAAATGGCGCACAAAGCACTTCATGAACTCACTggacaacaaaaacaaacagtAAAAAGAACATGGAAGAATCAAACACAAACGCAATTGAAGTTATTagctttcaacaaaaaataacatctaAAGTAAAAGCATACGGCATGCAAGCCAGCTGCCAGAACTACCTTTTTGTATGTATGCAAGGGAAACAGTAAATAAAGTAGCTTTTGCAGGATTCAGTAAACAAAGAGAGAAGCTATAAGGGAACAGAGAAAATTTGACTCTAAATCAATATGGCAATGAGGTTGTATGTTTgtgttaaaaaatatcaatcgtTCCACATCATTTGGGAACATTAGAAGGTTTTTTGAGTAACAATAATTAGAAAACTATTCAGTAgaagttttaacttttaacatTTTGAAGTATAAAATGCATAATGAAGGGAAATTCAAAGATCTACATCCTATTAAAATATCTAGTACCAATTTTCAGATGTTAATCTGTTCATCATGTTATTTAAGACATTGAATGCTATGATCAAATTGAATAAACATGTTTGCCTTTCAGGTTTTATATCATATAATTTCCCTTCAATGCCAAAATAGTCAAAGCACCTTGGATATTAGCCTCGGGGATCTTCTACCCAGGACAGCAGTTTTCGTCATGCTTCTTGACATTCTTGTAGTAGGTTTACCACAGGAACCTTGAATCTCAGAGTAGctatttttcctctttttgAGAAGTTTGGTTTTGGAAACCTGATCATCAGAATCTAGGCTAGACTTCTTATGTGGATCATCGAATTGGGAGTATCTGAAATGAAAGTATAAATATGATCAAAGCAGTTGCATAAAAGCTAGAAAAACACATGAAATTGTTACTATCGAGAGTAATTACCCTAGACGCTCCTTTCCATCAACAACCTTGACCACCTCCTGCCaaaatttgaatgttttttaatattatagttAAGTgagtacataaaaaaaaagatacattgTGCACATGAGAACAACAACATGAGAAGTCGAAAAGGATCACCTAAACTTGTTATGTCGCAAATATTTAAATAGTAATCAATAATGTCTTATCATCCTCTTCAACACATCACAAACATGAAAAGtgcaaattgttttcatggtgTCACAGTGGGTTAAAACAAACTACAACTCTAAACATGAATGAAGGACAGCAACACTAGAAAAGCTACCTATGTAAACAACCAATTAAGAACAAAGTAATACAACAGCACACAAATACTGACCATACTACAATGAAAAATACACCAATTCAGTTGATAAGAACCTAAATTGAATGACAGATTTTTAAATCTGAATCATTTGAGAAAGCAGGATCATTTAGGGAGCAGcatttagtaataataatatcaattgtgTGATGATAAGAATCAGTATCATTAACATATCTTTTCCCAAGCTAGTACATTTCAAATTCTTCAATAGTTGatagcatatatattttagCAAGTACTGTTCATATGCAAAGCGGACAATCCAAACCTTAATACATTAGCAGCACATTTCATCAACTTACAGCACAATATCCTTCATTATCCAAAATTTCATCTATAAAATAAAGTATTCATACTAGCACCAAATCATAAACGTTGGAATTGGAATAACTCAGCCGCATCAAATCTAATTAACATTTTTATGCCCAGAGAAAAAGAGGGAAATATGAAATTTCTTCTAAATGAGAAGAGAAAAATGGAAAGTTGTTGTATACATCTCATAGGCTAAAGAAAAGCACCATACCCATTCTTCAGTTTCTGAAAGGTAATTGTTTCCATCAGTAACAAAATTAATCTCACTTGAGTTGAGTAGCCTGTCCTGTTCCATTTCAGAAGTGTTCTTTGGATTACTTAAATCCAGAGATCCATCATTGTCACAGGATGAAACCAATGGATATTTATGACAACTTGCAACTTCCGAATTTTGTAATTCCGGAGAACAACTAGGCAGGACTGCAGCAGTTTTCGTCATGCTTCTTAAAATTCTTGTAGAAGGTGTACTTGAACCTTGAATCTCAGAGTATCTATTTTCCCTCTTTTTGCGAAGTTCTGTTTTTGAAACCTGATCATCAGAATCTAGGCAAGACTTATTAAGAGGGTCAACGAATTGGGAGCATCTGAAAGCAAAGTataaatatgatcaaaatagCTGGCATAAAAACTAGAAAACACTGCAAATTGTTACTAACAAGAGTAATTACCGCGAACGCGTCCTTCCCTCAACAATCTTGGCCGCCTCCTGCATAATATGGAAGGCTTTAATATTATAGTTAAGtgattacataaaaaaaattataaaaaaagaaaaaaagaaataaaaattatgcaCATGCGAACAAGAGAGGTCAAAAAGGATCACCCAAACGTGATAGGAggcaaatattaaaatagtgaTCAATAATGTCTTATCATCTTCAATACATCACAAACATGAAAAGTGCAAATTGTTTTTAATGGGAGTGTTAACGTGGGTTAAAACAATCTACAGCTCCAAACAATGagaaggaaaaaatgaaaaggtgTTGCATACATCTCAAAGGCTCAAAGGCTAGAGAAAAGCACCATACCCATTCTTCAGGTTGTGACGTGTAATTGTTCCTATCAGTAACAATATTAATCTCACTTGAGTTGAGTAGCCCATGCTGTTCCATTTCAGAAGTGTTCTTTGGTTCACTTAAATCCAGGGATCCATCATTGTCACAGGGTGAAACCAATGCATGTTTATGACAACTTACAACTTCTGAATTTTGTAATTCCAGAGAACTACTAGGCAGGACCGCAGCAGCAGTTTTTGTCATGCTTCTTAAAATTCGTGTAGCAGGTGTACTTGAACCTTGAATCTCAGAGTATCTGTTTTCCCTCTTTATGTGAAGTTCCGATTTTGAAACCTGATCATCAGAATCTAGGCTAGACTTCTTAAGTGGGTCATCCAATTGGGAGCATCTGAAAGAAAAGTATAAATATGATCAAAGCAGTAGCATAAAAGCTAGGAAAACACTGGAAATTGTTGTAACCAACAAGAGTAATTACCCTGGACGCTTCCTTCCATCAACAACCTTGGCCGCCTCCTGCAAAAAATGGAATGTTTTAATATTATAGCTAAGTGATTACCTAAAAAATATAGATACATTATGCACATGCGAACAACATGAAAAGTCAAAAGGGATCACCCAAACTTGTTATGTGGCAAATATTTAAATAGTAATCAATAATGTCATATCATCTACTTCAACACATCACAAACATGAAACGtacaaattgttttcatgggaGTGTTACAGTGGGTTAAAACAATCTACAACGTCAAGCATGAAGGACAGCAAAATTTGAAAAGCTGCATATGTAAACAACCTATAAAGAACAACATAATACAATACCACACAAATACTGACCATATTACAATGAAAAACATATCAATTCAGTTGATAAGAAcctaaatcaaatgacaaattTTTAAATCCGTATTGATTGAGAAAGCAGGATGATCACTTAGGCAACAACATTTAGTAATAATATGAATTGTGTAATGATGAGAAACATTGCCATTAACATTTTTTCCCAATGCTAGTAGATTTCACATTCTTGAATAGTTAAAAGCATATATATTTTAGCATGTACTGTTCATACGCAAATCTGTATAATGCCAAGCTTAACGCATTAGCAACACATATGACAGataaatttcttcaacttaCAGCAAAATATCCTTCATCATCAAAAACTTAATCTATAAAATATGATATCTATACTAGCCACAAATTGTAAAGTTGGAATTGGAATAACTCAGCCACATCAAATCTGAAGACCATTTTGATGCCCAGAGAAAAAGAGGGGAATATGAAATTTCTtctaaatgagaaaaaaaaaagtagaaaggCGTTGCATACATCTCAAAGGCTAGAAAAAAGCACCATACCCGTTCTTCAGGTTGTGATGAGTAATTATTCCCATCAATAACGAAATTAATCTCACTTGAGTTGAGTAGCCCATCATGTTCCATTTCAGAAGTTTTCTTTCGTTCACTGAAATCCAGGGATCCATCATTGTCACAGGGTGAAACCAATGCATGTTTTTGACAATTTGCAACATCCGAATTTTGTAATTCCGGAGAGCTACTAGGCAGGACCGTAACAACAGTTTTCGACCTGCTTCTTAAAATTCTTGTGGCAGGCGTACTTGAACCTTGAATCTTGGAGTAtctgttttttctctttttgcgATGCTCTGTTTTTGAAACCTGATCATCAGAATCTAGGCTAGACTTCGTAAGTGGGTCATCAAACTGAGAGCATctgaaaacaaagtaaaaatatgatcaaaatagATGCATAAAAGTTAGAAAACACTGCAAATTGTTACTAACAGGAGTAATTACCGTGAACGCATTCTTCCATCAACAATCTTGGCCACCTCCTGCAAAAAATGGAATGATTTAATATTATAGCTAAGTGATTACCTAAAAAATATAGATACATTATGCACATGCGAACAACATGAAAAGTCAAAAGGGATCACCCAAACTTGTTATGTGGCAAATATTTAAATAGTAATCAATAATGTCATATCATCTACTTCAACACATCACAAACATGAAACGTACGAATTGTTTTCATCGGAAAGTTACAGTGGGTTAAAACAATCTACAACTTCAAACATGAAGGATGGCAAAATTTGAAAAGCTACCTATGTAAGCAACCAGTAAagaacaacataataaaaaaacacacaaatacTGACCATACTACAATGAATAATATATCAATTCAGTTTATAAGAACCTAAgtcaaatgatatatttttgaatCCGAATTAGTTGAGAAAGCAGGATAATTTAGGCAACAGCATTTAGTAATAATAtcaatggtgggaccccttcccggaccctgcgtatgcatgagctttagtgcaccgggttgccctttatCAATTGTGTAATGATGAGAAGCATTATCATTAACATTTCTTTTCCTGTGCTAGTAAATTTCAAATTCTTCACTAGTTTatagcatatatattttagCAAGTACTGTTCATATGCAAATCTGTATAATGCAAAGCTGAATGCATTAGCAACACATATGACAGataaatttcttcaatttaCAGAAAAATATCCTTCATTATCGAAAATTCCATCTATAAAATACAATACTTATACTAGCACCAAATTGTAAAGTTGGAATTCGAATGACTCAGCCACATTAAATATAATGAACATTTTTATTGTATGAGAAAAAGAgggaaatatgaaaaattttctaaatgagaaggaaaaaaaatgaagaagtgTTGCATACATATCAGAGGCTAGAGAAAAGTACAATACCCATTCTTCAGTTTGTGACGGGTAATCGTTCTTATCAGTAACTTTATTAATCTCACTTGACTTGAGCAGCCCGTACTGTTCCATTTCGCAAGTGTTCTTTGGAGCCTTTAAATCCAGGGTTTCATTATTGTCACAGGGTGAAACTGATGCATATTTATGACAACATGCGGCTTCCGAATTTTGTAATTCCACAGAACTACTGGGCAGGATCATAACAGCAGTTTTCTTCATGCTTCTTAAAATTCTTGTGGCAAGTGTACTTGAACCTTGAATATCGGAGTATCTGTTTCTCTTCTTTTTGCGAAGTTCTGTTTTGGAAACGTGAACATCAGAATCTAGGCTAGACTTCTTAAGTCGGTCATCTAATCGGGAGCATCTGAAAGCAAAGTATAAATATGATCAGAGCAGCTGCCTGAAAGCTAGAAAACACTGCAATTTGTTACTAACAAAGGTAATTACCGCGAATGCATCTTTCCATTAACAATTTTGGCCGCCTCCTGCGAAAAAATTCAATACTTTTTATTATAGTCAAGTGATTACATTATGCACATGAGAACATTAACATAAGAAGTTGAAAAGGATCATCCAAACTTGTAAGGtggaaaatatttaattaataatatgtcTTATTATCTTCAACCCATCACAAACATGAAAAGTACAAATTGTTTTCACGAGAGTGTACTGTGGGTTAAAACAATCTACAGCTCTAAAGATAAAGAACCATAAAATCTGAAGAGCTACCGATGTAAACAACCGattaagaacaacaacaacatattacAAAAACACACAGATAGTGATCAAACTACAATGAAAAATATCCCAATTCAGTTGATAAAAACCTAAATCAAATGAAAGATTTTTAAATCTGAATTATTTCAGAAAGCAGACTCATTTAGGCAACAGAATTTAGTAATAATACCACAGAGCTACTTAATGAAGCTCCCGCACACACCAGACCAGGGTTCACAATGCAAGAACCATTTGGAAGACCACAATTCCCAGAACATTGATTATCAGGCTTTGAATGTTGAAGCTCCAGCTTGCCGCGATCAGAAATGGTGCATGGGATTACCGAATACGACATTAGAGGTCTTTCaccatttttttgttgaaataactCTGTAACACCTTTGGTCAATTTCAACCCTGAGGACGAAGATTTGGCCTGTCCATCACGGTCGAAAATTTGACAATAATCTGTATTCCACAGGAAGGGAGGTTTCTCTCGTAATTCCAAGAGATCTTGCCGAAAACTTCGAGATTTGTTTACATTCACGTTGTCACTTACGCGGACCTCATTTTTAAACTTATTAGTCCAATCTGATGGGGACGAAGTTAAATCA harbors:
- the LOC25492666 gene encoding uncharacterized protein isoform X2, giving the protein MRNKKARQNNGRAVEASAPLAENDIVQSIKAVTEFPRSSFEFYVWSDEGVNLQVDLTSSPSDWTNKFKNEVRVSDNVNVNKSRSFRQDLLELREKPPFLWNTDYCQIFDRDGQAKSSSSGLKLTKGVTELFQQKNGERPLMSYSVIPCTISDRGKLELQHSKPDNQCSGNCGLPNGSCIVNPGLEAAKIVNGKMHSRCSRLDDRLKKSSLDSDVHVSKTELRKKKRNRYSDIQGSSTLATRILRSMKKTAVMILPSSSVELQNSEAACCHKYASVSPCDNNETLDLKAPKNTCEMEQYGLLKSSEINKVTDKNDYPSQTEEWEVAKIVDGRMRSRCSQFDDPLTKSSLDSDDQVSKTEHRKKRKNRYSKIQGSSTPATRILRSRSKTVVTVLPSSSPELQNSDVANCQKHALVSPCDNDGSLDFSERKKTSEMEHDGLLNSSEINFVIDGNNYSSQPEEREAAKVVDGRKRPGCSQLDDPLKKSSLDSDDQVSKSELHIKRENRYSEIQGSSTPATRILRSMTKTAAAVLPSSSLELQNSEVVSCHKHALVSPCDNDGSLDLSEPKNTSEMEQHGLLNSSEINIVTDRNNYTSQPEEWEAAKIVEGRTRSRCSQFVDPLNKSCLDSDDQVSKTELRKKRENRYSEIQGSSTPSTRILRSMTKTAAVLPSCSPELQNSEVASCHKYPLVSSCDNDGSLDLSNPKNTSEMEQDRLLNSSEINFVTDGNNYLSETEEWEVVKVVDGKERLGYSQFDDPHKKSSLDSDDQVSKTKLLKKRKNSYSEIQGSCGKPTTRMSRSMTKTAVLGRRSPRLISK
- the LOC25492666 gene encoding uncharacterized protein isoform X1, encoding MRNKKARQNNGRAVEASAPLAENDIVQSIKAVTEFPRSSFEFYVWSDEGVNLQVDLTSSPSDWTNKFKNEVRVSDNVNVNKSRSFRQDLLELREKPPFLWNTDYCQIFDRDGQAKSSSSGLKLTKGVTELFQQKNGERPLMSYSVIPCTISDRGKLELQHSKPDNQCSGNCGLPNGSCIVNPGLVCAGASLSSSVEAAKIVNGKMHSRCSRLDDRLKKSSLDSDVHVSKTELRKKKRNRYSDIQGSSTLATRILRSMKKTAVMILPSSSVELQNSEAACCHKYASVSPCDNNETLDLKAPKNTCEMEQYGLLKSSEINKVTDKNDYPSQTEEWEVAKIVDGRMRSRCSQFDDPLTKSSLDSDDQVSKTEHRKKRKNRYSKIQGSSTPATRILRSRSKTVVTVLPSSSPELQNSDVANCQKHALVSPCDNDGSLDFSERKKTSEMEHDGLLNSSEINFVIDGNNYSSQPEEREAAKVVDGRKRPGCSQLDDPLKKSSLDSDDQVSKSELHIKRENRYSEIQGSSTPATRILRSMTKTAAAVLPSSSLELQNSEVVSCHKHALVSPCDNDGSLDLSEPKNTSEMEQHGLLNSSEINIVTDRNNYTSQPEEWEAAKIVEGRTRSRCSQFVDPLNKSCLDSDDQVSKTELRKKRENRYSEIQGSSTPSTRILRSMTKTAAVLPSCSPELQNSEVASCHKYPLVSSCDNDGSLDLSNPKNTSEMEQDRLLNSSEINFVTDGNNYLSETEEWEVVKVVDGKERLGYSQFDDPHKKSSLDSDDQVSKTKLLKKRKNSYSEIQGSCGKPTTRMSRSMTKTAVLGRRSPRLISK
- the LOC25492666 gene encoding uncharacterized protein isoform X3 encodes the protein MHSRCSRLDDRLKKSSLDSDVHVSKTELRKKKRNRYSDIQGSSTLATRILRSMKKTAVMILPSSSVELQNSEAACCHKYASVSPCDNNETLDLKAPKNTCEMEQYGLLKSSEINKVTDKNDYPSQTEEWEVAKIVDGRMRSRCSQFDDPLTKSSLDSDDQVSKTEHRKKRKNRYSKIQGSSTPATRILRSRSKTVVTVLPSSSPELQNSDVANCQKHALVSPCDNDGSLDFSERKKTSEMEHDGLLNSSEINFVIDGNNYSSQPEEREAAKVVDGRKRPGCSQLDDPLKKSSLDSDDQVSKSELHIKRENRYSEIQGSSTPATRILRSMTKTAAAVLPSSSLELQNSEVVSCHKHALVSPCDNDGSLDLSEPKNTSEMEQHGLLNSSEINIVTDRNNYTSQPEEWEAAKIVEGRTRSRCSQFVDPLNKSCLDSDDQVSKTELRKKRENRYSEIQGSSTPSTRILRSMTKTAAVLPSCSPELQNSEVASCHKYPLVSSCDNDGSLDLSNPKNTSEMEQDRLLNSSEINFVTDGNNYLSETEEWEVVKVVDGKERLGYSQFDDPHKKSSLDSDDQVSKTKLLKKRKNSYSEIQGSCGKPTTRMSRSMTKTAVLGRRSPRLISK